Genomic window (Oryza sativa Japonica Group chromosome 3, ASM3414082v1):
TGACTTCCTCCATCTGATGGCAGACTCATATTCCATGGCCCTTGTTAGCGGCGTTGCTGCAATTAAACATTGGGTCTAGGCCATGAGGCAATCATTTTAAATGCTTCCTAACAATCATATTTTGTTCTCTGTTAGATATCTTACATTTTATTTGGAACTTCTTTTGTTATCCCATGCAACATTTCTTCTATTGACGGGGGGACATCCGAGTCCTTCAGCATTTTTTTGGAGCAAACCTTACATGTTTGCATAGTCCTAATCTAACGTCATAAAGTAAGCCTGTGGATGTTGAGGTTTTTTCAGAATTCCTCCATCTGTTGGCAGACTCATATTCCATGGCCCTTGTTAGTGGCGTTGTTGCAATTAAACATTGGGTCTAGGCCATGAGGCAGTCATTTTAACAGCTCACCTTCAATTTTCTCATTTGTATTTGTAATGCCTAAAGTTGTTGCTATTTGATGGAGGGACATCTGAGTCCCTCAACCTTTTTGGAGCAAACCTCATGTTTGCATAGTCCCAGGTAGACGTCATAAAGTAAACATTTGGATGTTGAGGTTTTCCCTAGGAATTGCTCCATCTGAATGTAGACTCATATTCCATGGCCCTTGTTAGTGGCGTTGCCGCAATTAAACATTCGGTCTAGGCCATGAGGCAGTCATTTTTACTCAGTTCATTCAATTTGGAAAATCAATTATTCCATATTTTCATATAAGTTGTTCTTGGACTGGTAGTTATTATTAGTTTGCTTGGTTTATTTTGCTACTCCTATGATAAACTCCAAAACCATTTAGCTGATTGTTGTTGTGATTCATTTGCAGATAATGCTGGAGTGATTGTGAATCCTAAGGGTGAGATGAAAGGTAACAATGCAGAACTTGACTTTCTTGATGCTGAATAATCTAAATTGGACATGTTAACTGATTATATATGGTCTATATGTTCTATCAGGTTCTGCTATCACTGGACCCATCGGGAAGGAGTGTGCTGACCTTTGGCCTAGGATAGCTAGTGCAGCAAATGCTATTGTCTGAGCTTGTTTGAATGAATTGTAAGACAGCTATATGACCTCAGGATCGTCTGCAAATGGTTTACTAGGACAACTGTGGAACTTTGTGATGCTATCGTTTGTTTGCCCGTTGCAGTTTTGTAGTGAACAGAAGTTGCCATCCATATGATATTTTATTTGCCATCTATCTTTCTGCTGTTCTCGTGTATGATTGAAATGTGTGGTGTTGTCAAATGATGCCTGCAGTTGATTTTACGTTTTGCTGTAATTATCTAGAAAAAACGTTATTTAGTTTGCTTGGGTTGTCTATTTCAATTGTGCAGCTGGCAATTTTCTTGAATTTTATTTGTACATACTACTACTGTATGGTTTCTAATGCTCCTCTATGATGTCGGTTTGATCGATTTTATGTTCCTCGGTTATCGGTTTTGACGGACTGGCCTGCGCCCTGTAGGAAGGTATCGTATAGAACTGTGTTGCAACATTGAGAATTGGTTTTTAGAGTTGTGATCTGCACTTGTAAATCTGACAAATTTGAGAAAAAGAGAATTGGTATTTAGCAAAACGGAGCTGTGTAAAGATTTATTTATGCGCTTCTCTCGTTTTGGCCGAATCAGTTTTAACAGGAGGGAACCTGTCTTTCCCCCTCCAATTCATTGAAACAAAATTTACATTAGTAAGATATATCCTAATATCCTACTCCTTCCAGCTTATAAAACATTATAGCGTTAAACAAGATTAACAATGGATATTAACAATTTAACATGAGGATAACCTGCACCTTTTCTTTATGAAACCAAAGCGAAAGGAAATATGCAAGATCAAGACATGTTTCAAATCTTCTATATATTAGACAAGACCAACAATGTGTCTTCAGAGTTTTGGATAGAGGTGAGGCGCCTGGCTGTGGATAATCGCTATTCCTGCCGAGAAGCATTGCAAAGGCGAAAGACTGGAGTCGAAGTATATGATGTGCAGGTCATCTGTGATGTTCACAAGCCTGAACATTGGTCCCTTCTTCGCACCCTGACAAACAGTAGGAAGAAGGATCAGAAAGCTATTCTATTGCATCAACACTAGATTCTAAAATCTTCAAGAAATCACAAAAAATCTACTGAAGAGCCTAGTGTTACCTTGACTGAGAGCTCTACTGATTTCCTGTCCTGTGACTGGGACTCTGCCTGAGGCGAAGTACCACAGCCATCATTCTGCAGTACTCTGATTGGGCAACCAATATCCCATCCGCCACAATCACAGCGCCCACCGGACCTCCATCTTCCGATGAGGCTGGCAGGGCTGCCGTTCTTGGAAGCCGCGCCGCCATGGTAGCCTCGGGGAAATATGGCACTTACACTCCCTGCATTATTTTTCTTGTTCTGAACATCACCATCTTCAGTGCTCCCTGGATGAGTAGCTCCAGCTTTCTCAAGGAACTTGAGCCCCCATCCACCAAGAACAGGTGATTTCCGACGTTCGCGCCGCTGTTTTCGTACTACAATTGCTGCTATCTCCTGGTTGGTAGGCAAATCATCAGCGACGAGGTTCTTGAGGACTGATTCTTTGGCACTGCACTGTTCACCTTCAGGTATTTCAGTCATCTCATCAATCTGTTGGGAGGACGATTTGCCAAACTTCCACACATGTTTCGGACTAGAGTTCAAATTGGATGGCTTCATAATGTCTGCCACTCTCTTGGCTAGCCCCTTGCCTTTTGTAACACCATATGAACTTTGCATTTGCCTCAGGTAGTCATCCGGAGAACCATACAGGACAAACTCTGTCTCCATAGAAGTAGACTTGTCTGGGTTCAGAACCAAAGAACTTGACACCTTCATCTTGCCGACAAGCCGTGATACACTGCTTGAGTTGCCTAACCAATCTTTTCTCCCTTGCTCTCCTGAATGGAACAAATAGACATAGTCAAGGGGCTTGTCATTGTCATGGGCCTTTGTAGGATTGGCAGTGTATACTGCCATAGGATTGTCCAGTGACAGTTCAAAGTGTGGAAGCCCATCCTTCCATATGCATTGTAGAAGCCCTGCACTTAAAGAAGATGGACATGAGGACAGAACAGGTTGATTTGAACTCATGGATGGTGTATCTGAGGACACCATCTTCTCATGCATGCTCAACTCAGCTGTGCTCTTCTTCAACGGCGACACGCCAGGGGAGGAGATCTCCCATGTCTCAGGAGATATCAGCTTCAGTATCTCTGACTGTGTTATGATGTGGGATTTTGACCGAGCTTTTCTCATCTTGGTTCCTGAGTGGAAGAATGAAGGACTTTTTGGCCTCGTTTTCGCATCAACAAGTGAATGCAAAGAATCCAACATCATTTTCTCCGAAGGACCAAGAACTACACTCCCTGTGCTAGCTCCATTGCTGATCATGTCATCAAGATCACTCACATTGTGGGTTCTTCTTGGGTGCCTCAGGCTTCTGATGAGGAATTCCAGTATCATCATCTTCGCAGGAAGTGTCGGGTACAAATCTGAATGGAATACTTCGCTCCTGCAAGAACATGGTGACTTGTGACATGACTGGCAGCTCCTGCTTTTCTTCTCATCTGATGGCAATGGCTGCTTGTAGATTGTCTGTCCCAAATCAGACTCAACCTCAGGTGTAGCAATGGACAGCTGTTGATGGTCAATTGCTGACCTTCCACTGAACTCTGGAGAGGTGCTATCTTCATCGAATCCATTTCTCCTTTCCAAGTAGACAAGTTCCATCTTTAGCTCTGGTAATGGGAACTCTACTACTCGTCGTGAAACGAGACCTTGATCACCTGCACAACAAAAGAGTTGCAAGCTTGCTCAGTTGACTGAACAAAAAAAAGACCACCGAAACTGAAAATCTAGGTTCAGATATAGCAATTTCTGAACACCAATGCCAGATTAGAAAGTAATTGAAAAATAGGCATGGAGTCAAGGACTTTGGGTAAATTGCAATAAAATGCCAAAACGAAATGGAATCAGCATTTGTACCACGTAACAAAATTTTGCCCATCGATCATGGAAGAAACGTGCATACGATTTTGTGGCTGGCCAATAAACTACAAAACAACTGAAATTATTGACAACTATGAAGAGAGAATGCCATGTTACTTCTTTCTTATGGAACATCCCCTCTTGCTCAAAACAAAGTCGTGGAAGAAACATGCACACTGCAGCTGGTGCAGAAATGTTTATACACACAAAATGCTTGGTATCAGTAGGATCTAACCATGAAAGGAAtctctcttattcctaatggaAACAACCAATGATTGTTGCCAGCGATAATATTGTACCATCTCATCAGCAATAAGCTAATAACAGCACACAATTAATACTTTCTCCGTAAGATCATCTCGTACACTCCACCCAGGCACCCATAAATATAGTACTTTTGTAGTATCAGAACTCTGAATGCTTTCCTTCCAGTAGAAACAAAAGAGAGCAAGCTAGTACTAAGTGTACTTCATTGCTTAAAATGCACTGCTGAAACTGAAAGCAAGTAGCCTACTGAAGCATTAGATGTTGGATTCTAGCAAAATTAGTATCAGTACTTGAAAAACACAAGCCGTACAGGCACGGGAAACCTGATCAAGACTGCACGAGATGTACATAGGAAAAAAGGCAATACCGAACCAAATGAATTTACAAGTGTTGAATTATGCTTGAGAAACCAGAAAACTGACCTCTGGGATATTCTCAACTCTCAGTCTCTCTCACTTAATTCAGACCAAGAGAAGAAAGGGTGTGAGTGCCAAAAAgatcaaaggaaaaaaaataaccaaGAAGTTCTTGCTGCATCAACTATTGTGTATCAAGTCAACCGGAGAAAAGAGAAGTTGGTTAGAAATAAAACCAAAAGTTGCAGCGGCGCCCACGCTGCAAAAAGCACTACTACACTCCTAGCCCAACCAAAAAAGATGACCTTAAATGCATTCATCAACGGCTTAAAGAACGCATTCACCAGCACAACGCTTTGTTGCACCTTTTAACACGGCCAAAATGGAAGCCTAGGCACAAGAACACGTACAAAGGAAACAAGAAAGTTGAAACCATCTTTTCTCAAAGACTCAAGCAAGAGGCAAGCACAAAACAAACTTTACAACATAAACCCAAAGCTGTCAATTAAAACCAAGTGAACCTATGCTCGTTTCGTTTGCATGGTCACTCGAAGGCTGAAAAGAACAAAAGTGAACTAAAGATGATTCATCATTGAGTAGAAGTGGAGAGGGCATCAGATTCCTCACCTCAGAGCTCACCACGCAGCATCCAACGCCGGCCTGCAAGCTAAGCACTGTCTCCTGACCTCCCAACACAGAGCAGAACACCTCTTGTTGATGAGAAGAGTGTGCACTTGCAACAAAAACCTTGGGAAACAGAAGGAAAATGGACTAATGTGAAGTGTACAAGAACAGGTTAAAGAGCAAGAGGACTGGAAGGTTATATAAGAACCGGAGGCAACACTGAGATAGCCTATGACTCACCAACCGAaggaacaaaagaaaaacaagattaGGTGAAGAGGACTTAGGACCTAAACCAAGATATCAAAGGGACCAAGGAAGAATCAAGCCGATGGCACAAGAGTACCACTTACTAGAATGGATAAGAAGAGACAAAACAGTCAGCTTTTCTGCACTAGTAACAATCCCCCAA
Coding sequences:
- the LOC4331563 gene encoding uncharacterized protein isoform X1, with translation MGKILLRGDQGLVSRRVVEFPLPELKMELVYLERRNGFDEDSTSPEFSGRSAIDHQQLSIATPEVESDLGQTIYKQPLPSDEKKSRSCQSCHKSPCSCRSEVFHSDLYPTLPAKMMILEFLIRSLRHPRRTHNVSDLDDMISNGASTGSVVLGPSEKMMLDSLHSLVDAKTRPKSPSFFHSGTKMRKARSKSHIITQSEILKLISPETWEISSPGVSPLKKSTAELSMHEKMVSSDTPSMSSNQPVLSSCPSSLSAGLLQCIWKDGLPHFELSLDNPMAVYTANPTKAHDNDKPLDYVYLFHSGEQGRKDWLGNSSSVSRLVGKMKVSSSLVLNPDKSTSMETEFVLYGSPDDYLRQMQSSYGVTKGKGLAKRVADIMKPSNLNSSPKHVWKFGKSSSQQIDEMTEIPEGEQCSAKESVLKNLVADDLPTNQEIAAIVVRKQRRERRKSPVLGGWGLKFLEKAGATHPGSTEDGDVQNKKNNAGSVSAIFPRGYHGGAASKNGSPASLIGRWRSGGRCDCGGWDIGCPIRVLQNDGCGTSPQAESQSQDRKSVELSVKGAKKGPMFRLVNITDDLHIIYFDSSLSPLQCFSAGIAIIHSQAPHLYPKL
- the LOC4331563 gene encoding uncharacterized protein isoform X2; protein product: MELVYLERRNGFDEDSTSPEFSGRSAIDHQQLSIATPEVESDLGQTIYKQPLPSDEKKSRSCQSCHKSPCSCRSEVFHSDLYPTLPAKMMILEFLIRSLRHPRRTHNVSDLDDMISNGASTGSVVLGPSEKMMLDSLHSLVDAKTRPKSPSFFHSGTKMRKARSKSHIITQSEILKLISPETWEISSPGVSPLKKSTAELSMHEKMVSSDTPSMSSNQPVLSSCPSSLSAGLLQCIWKDGLPHFELSLDNPMAVYTANPTKAHDNDKPLDYVYLFHSGEQGRKDWLGNSSSVSRLVGKMKVSSSLVLNPDKSTSMETEFVLYGSPDDYLRQMQSSYGVTKGKGLAKRVADIMKPSNLNSSPKHVWKFGKSSSQQIDEMTEIPEGEQCSAKESVLKNLVADDLPTNQEIAAIVVRKQRRERRKSPVLGGWGLKFLEKAGATHPGSTEDGDVQNKKNNAGSVSAIFPRGYHGGAASKNGSPASLIGRWRSGGRCDCGGWDIGCPIRVLQNDGCGTSPQAESQSQDRKSVELSVKGAKKGPMFRLVNITDDLHIIYFDSSLSPLQCFSAGIAIIHSQAPHLYPKL